A region of Macaca thibetana thibetana isolate TM-01 chromosome 20, ASM2454274v1, whole genome shotgun sequence DNA encodes the following proteins:
- the EXOC3L1 gene encoding exocyst complex component 3-like protein isoform X1 has translation MDSAAKDEMQPELSPGPEWPEQERAEQLARGAALKWASGIFYRPEQLARLGQYRSREVQRTCSLEARLKSVVQSYLEGVQTGVWQLAQAIEAVQGTREALSQARGLLQGMSQALRTLQPLRERVAQYKQLQAMSHLLPRLRAVPAAVAHTQTLIDAQQFLEAYMSLRELEQLREDTWAPLGGLELPVFQGLDLLFEALGQAVEAAAGAAGKLAREDPALLVAAVRVAEVETGRTTPLGQVPRDWRQRCLRALQEGLEQTHFGSPLLPAPGALPGWLEALRVALPVELATAEALVAPCCPPQYNVVQLWAHTLHSGLRRSLQHLLAGPELEAADAFALLHWALHVYLGQEMMGSLELGPEADVSQLEPLLTLENIEQLEATFVANVQASVSQWLQNALDGEVAEWGREQGPNTDPSGSYYSPMPAIVLQILEENIRVASLVSESLQQRVHGMALSELGIFLRSFSDALIRFSRDHLRGKAMVPHYVPYLLAALNHQSALSSSVSVLQLDGAPLGALAPVEAALDKLQRRICRLVLEALQVELQPLFADLPSRQWLSSPELLESVCERTGRFCRDFGRVRNPTVQLLLAEAERAVVLQYLRALMQGRLVCRGADERTQAAERLRHDAAQLQQLFLGLGLEENAHCAPVLLALRELLNLRDPALLGLEVAGLQQQFPDVSEDHVSALLGLRGDLSREQQLAALSSLQAALPPSPRASRRALFSLVPAPAPAPASCLPSGSCARARLLSE, from the exons ATGGACTCAGCAGCCAAGGATGAGATGCAGCCGGAGTTGTCCCCTG GGCCTGAGTGGCCGGAGCAGGAGCGGGCAGAGCAGCTGGCCCGGGGTGCAGCGCTTAAGTGGGCCTCGGGCATCTTCTACCGGCCGGAGCAGCTGGCCAGGCTAGGCCAGTACCGCAGCCGCGAGGTGCAGCGTACCTGCTCCCTGGAAGCACGCCTCAAG TCAGTGGTGCAGTCATACCTGGAAGGCGTGCAGACTGGTGTGTGGCAGCTGGCCCAGGCCATTGAGGCGGTGCAGGGAACCCGGGAGGCCCTGAGCCAGGCCCGTGGGTTGCTCCAGGGCATGTCCCAGGCCTTACGGACTCTGCAGCCTCTACGGGAGCGGGTTGCCCAGTACAAGCAACTGCAGGCCATGTCTCACTTGCTGCCTCGGCTGCGGGCAG TGCCAGCTGCAGTGGCCCACACACAGACCCTGATTGATGCCCAACAGTTCTTGGAGGCATATATGAGCCTTCGGGAGCTGGAGCAGCTGCGAGAGGATACGTGGGCACCCCTGGGGGGCCTGGAGTTGCCAGTCTTCCAGGGGCTGGACCTTCTGTTCGAGGCACTGGGCCAGGCTGTGGAAGCAGCTGCAGGGGCCGCAGGGAAGCTGGCACGGGAGGACCCAGCCCTGCTGGTGGCTGCTGTGCGTGTGGCGGAGGTGGAGACTGGACGAACAACCCCCCTGGGCCAGGTCCCCCGGGACTGGCGGCAGCGCTGTCTGAGGGCACTACAGGAGGGCCTGGAGCAGACCCACTTTGGGTCACCTCTGCTGCCTGCGCCAGGGGCCCTACCAGGGTGGCTGGAGGCTCTGCGAGTGGCCCTGCCAGTTGAGTTGGCCACAGCTGAGGCACTAGTAGCGCCTTGCTGCCCACCGCAGTACAATGTGGTCCAGCTATGGGCCCACACACTGCATAGCGGTCTGCGCCGCAGCCTGCAGCACCTCCTTGCAGGGCCTGAGCTGGAAGCTGCGGATGCCTTCGCCTTGCTGCACTGGGCACTGCATGTATACCTGGG GCAGGAAATGATGGGGAGCCTGGAGTTGGGGCCTGAGGCTGATGTGTCGCAGCTGGAGCCCCTCCTGACCTTGGAGAACATTGAGCAGCTGGAGGCAACATTTGTGGCCAACGTCCAG GCAAGCGTGTCCCAGTGGCTGCAGAATGCACTGGATGGGGAGGTAGCTGAGTGGGGCCGGGAGCAGGGGCCCAACACGGACCCGTCTGGCTCCTATTACTCACCAATGCCAGCCATCGTGCTGCAG ATCCTGGAAGAGAACATTCGTGTGGCCAGCCTGGTCAGTGAGTCACTACAACAGCGAGTGCATGGCATGGCACTGTCAGAACTGGGCATATTCCTGAGGAG CTTCAGTGACGCTCTGATCCGATTCTCCCGAGACCACCTCAGGGGGAAAGCAATGGTCCCTCATTACGTGCCCTACCTACTGGCCGCCCTCAACCACCAGTCAGCACTCAG CTCCTCAGTGTCTGTCCTGCAGCTGGACGGGGCGCCTTTAGGGGCCTTGGCTCCGGTGGAAGCTGCGCTGGACAAGTTACAGAGGAGGATCTGCCGCCTGGTGTTGGAGGCGCTGCAGGTGGAGCTCCAG CCCCTGTTCGCGGACCTGCCCTCGCGCCAGTGGCTGTCGAGCCCTGAGCTGCTGGAAAGTGTGTGCGAACGGACGGGGCGCTTCTGCCGGGACTTCGGGCGCGTGCGGAACCCCACGGTTCAG CTGCTACTGGCTGAGGCCGAGCGCGCCGTGGTGCTCCAGTACCTGCGCGCGCTGATGCAAGGCCGCCTGGTGTGCCGCGGAGCGGACGAGAGGACCCAGGCGGCCGAGCGCCTGCGGCACGATGCTGCCCAGCTTCAGCAGCTTTTCCTCGGTTTG GGCCTGGAGGAGAACGCGCACTGCGCGCCGGTGCTGCTCGCCCTGAGAGAGCTGCTAAACCTCCGCGACCCCGCGCTGCTGGGCCTGGAGGTGGCTGGCCTGCAGCAACAGTTTCCCGACGTGAG CGAGGACCACGTCTCCGCCCTCTTGGGCCTGCGCGGTGACTTGTCCCGGGAGCAGCAACTGGCCGCTCTCAGCTCGCTTCAGGCTGCGCTGCCGCCCTCGCCCCGCGCTAGCCGCCGCGCCCTCTTCAGCCTCGTGCCCGCCCCAGCACCCGCGCCGGCCTCCTGCCTGCCCTCGGGGTCCTGCGCCCGAGCCCGGCTGCTCTCAGAATAA
- the NOL3 gene encoding nucleolar protein 3, whose protein sequence is MGNAQERPSETIDRERKRLVETLQADSGLLLDALLARGVLTGPEYEALDALPDAERRVRRLLLLVQGKGEAACQELLRCAQRTAGAPDPAWDWQHVGPGYRDRSYDTPCPGHWTPEAPGSGTTCPGLPRASDTDEAGGLEGCEAVQSGTPEEPEPELEAEASEEAELEPEPELEPEPEAEPEPELEPELEPEPDPEPQPDFEEGDESEDS, encoded by the exons ATGGGCAACGCGCAGGAGCGGCCGTCGGAGACTATAGACCGCGAAAGGAAACGCCTGGTCGAGACATTGCAGGCGGACTCGGGGCTGCTGTTGGACGCGCTGTTGGCGCGAGGCGTGCTCACCGGGCCAGAGTACGAGGCATTGGATGCACTGCCTGATGCCGAGCGCAGGGTGCGCCGCCTACTGCTGCTGGTGCAGGGCAAGGGCGAGGCCGCCTGCCAGGAGCTGCTGCGCTGTGCCCAGCGTACCGCGGGCGCGCCTGACCCCGCCTGGGACTGGCAGCACGTGGGTCCGG GTTACCGGGACCGCAGCTATGACACTCCATGCCCAGGCCACTGGACGCCGGAGGCACCCGGCTCGGGGACCACATGCCCCGGGTTGCCCAGAGCTTCAGACACCGACGAGGCCGGGGGCCTGGAGGGCTGCGAGGCAGTGCAATCCGGGACCCCAGAGGAACCAGAGCCAGAGCTGGAAGCAGAGGCCTCTGAAGAGGCTGAActggagccagagccagagctggAACCCGAGCCTGAAGCAGAACCAGAGCCGGAACTGGAGCCAGAACTGGAGCCAGAACCGGACCCAGAGCCCCAGCCCGACTTCGAGGAAGGGGACGAGTCGGAAG ATTCCTGA
- the EXOC3L1 gene encoding exocyst complex component 3-like protein isoform X2, translated as MDSAAKDEMQPELSPGSSCPGPEWPEQERAEQLARGAALKWASGIFYRPEQLARLGQYRSREVQRTCSLEARLKSVVQSYLEGVQTGVWQLAQAIEAVQGTREALSQARGLLQGMSQALRTLQPLRERVAQYKQLQAMSHLLPRLRAVPAAVAHTQTLIDAQQFLEAYMSLRELEQLREDTWAPLGGLELPVFQGLDLLFEALGQAVEAAAGAAGKLAREDPALLVAAVRVAEVETGRTTPLGQVPRDWRQRCLRALQEGLEQTHFGSPLLPAPGALPGWLEALRVALPVELATAEALVAPCCPPQYNVVQLWAHTLHSGLRRSLQHLLAGPELEAADAFALLHWALHVYLGQEMMGSLELGPEADVSQLEPLLTLENIEQLEATFVANVQASVSQWLQNALDGEVAEWGREQGPNTDPSGSYYSPMPAIVLQILEENIRVASLVSESLQQRVHGMALSELGIFLRSFSDALIRFSRDHLRGKAMVPHYVPYLLAALNHQSALSSSVSVLQLDGAPLGALAPVEAALDKLQRRICRLVLEALQVELQPLFADLPSRQWLSSPELLESVCERTGRFCRDFGRVRNPTVQLLLAEAERAVVLQYLRALMQGRLVCRGADERTQAAERLRHDAAQLQQLFLGLRGPRLRPLGPAR; from the exons ATGGACTCAGCAGCCAAGGATGAGATGCAGCCGGAGTTGTCCCCTG GCTCTTCCTGCCCAGGGCCTGAGTGGCCGGAGCAGGAGCGGGCAGAGCAGCTGGCCCGGGGTGCAGCGCTTAAGTGGGCCTCGGGCATCTTCTACCGGCCGGAGCAGCTGGCCAGGCTAGGCCAGTACCGCAGCCGCGAGGTGCAGCGTACCTGCTCCCTGGAAGCACGCCTCAAG TCAGTGGTGCAGTCATACCTGGAAGGCGTGCAGACTGGTGTGTGGCAGCTGGCCCAGGCCATTGAGGCGGTGCAGGGAACCCGGGAGGCCCTGAGCCAGGCCCGTGGGTTGCTCCAGGGCATGTCCCAGGCCTTACGGACTCTGCAGCCTCTACGGGAGCGGGTTGCCCAGTACAAGCAACTGCAGGCCATGTCTCACTTGCTGCCTCGGCTGCGGGCAG TGCCAGCTGCAGTGGCCCACACACAGACCCTGATTGATGCCCAACAGTTCTTGGAGGCATATATGAGCCTTCGGGAGCTGGAGCAGCTGCGAGAGGATACGTGGGCACCCCTGGGGGGCCTGGAGTTGCCAGTCTTCCAGGGGCTGGACCTTCTGTTCGAGGCACTGGGCCAGGCTGTGGAAGCAGCTGCAGGGGCCGCAGGGAAGCTGGCACGGGAGGACCCAGCCCTGCTGGTGGCTGCTGTGCGTGTGGCGGAGGTGGAGACTGGACGAACAACCCCCCTGGGCCAGGTCCCCCGGGACTGGCGGCAGCGCTGTCTGAGGGCACTACAGGAGGGCCTGGAGCAGACCCACTTTGGGTCACCTCTGCTGCCTGCGCCAGGGGCCCTACCAGGGTGGCTGGAGGCTCTGCGAGTGGCCCTGCCAGTTGAGTTGGCCACAGCTGAGGCACTAGTAGCGCCTTGCTGCCCACCGCAGTACAATGTGGTCCAGCTATGGGCCCACACACTGCATAGCGGTCTGCGCCGCAGCCTGCAGCACCTCCTTGCAGGGCCTGAGCTGGAAGCTGCGGATGCCTTCGCCTTGCTGCACTGGGCACTGCATGTATACCTGGG GCAGGAAATGATGGGGAGCCTGGAGTTGGGGCCTGAGGCTGATGTGTCGCAGCTGGAGCCCCTCCTGACCTTGGAGAACATTGAGCAGCTGGAGGCAACATTTGTGGCCAACGTCCAG GCAAGCGTGTCCCAGTGGCTGCAGAATGCACTGGATGGGGAGGTAGCTGAGTGGGGCCGGGAGCAGGGGCCCAACACGGACCCGTCTGGCTCCTATTACTCACCAATGCCAGCCATCGTGCTGCAG ATCCTGGAAGAGAACATTCGTGTGGCCAGCCTGGTCAGTGAGTCACTACAACAGCGAGTGCATGGCATGGCACTGTCAGAACTGGGCATATTCCTGAGGAG CTTCAGTGACGCTCTGATCCGATTCTCCCGAGACCACCTCAGGGGGAAAGCAATGGTCCCTCATTACGTGCCCTACCTACTGGCCGCCCTCAACCACCAGTCAGCACTCAG CTCCTCAGTGTCTGTCCTGCAGCTGGACGGGGCGCCTTTAGGGGCCTTGGCTCCGGTGGAAGCTGCGCTGGACAAGTTACAGAGGAGGATCTGCCGCCTGGTGTTGGAGGCGCTGCAGGTGGAGCTCCAG CCCCTGTTCGCGGACCTGCCCTCGCGCCAGTGGCTGTCGAGCCCTGAGCTGCTGGAAAGTGTGTGCGAACGGACGGGGCGCTTCTGCCGGGACTTCGGGCGCGTGCGGAACCCCACGGTTCAG CTGCTACTGGCTGAGGCCGAGCGCGCCGTGGTGCTCCAGTACCTGCGCGCGCTGATGCAAGGCCGCCTGGTGTGCCGCGGAGCGGACGAGAGGACCCAGGCGGCCGAGCGCCTGCGGCACGATGCTGCCCAGCTTCAGCAGCTTTTCCTCGGTTTG CGAGGACCACGTCTCCGCCCTCTTGGGCCTGCGCGGTGA
- the MATCAP1 gene encoding microtubule-associated tyrosine carboxypeptidase 1 isoform X2, whose translation MPTAVLEKYCEASGQFIHQAVGIIEAVLEKFGTYEHFEAATGGQLLTKCQIWSIVRKYMQKEGCVGEVVVQLSEDLLSQAVMMVENSRPTLAINLTGARQYWLEGMLRHEIGTHYLRGVNNARQPWHNAEGRLRYGLRPANPTEEGLASLHSVLFRKQPFLWRAALLYYTIHRAARMSFRQLFQDLARYVQDADVRWEYCVRAKRGQTDTSLPGCFSKDQVYLDGIVRILRHRQTIDFPLLTSLGKVSYEDVDHLRPHGVLDNTRVPHFMQDLARYRQQLEHIMATNRLDEAELGRLLPD comes from the exons ATGCCCACAGCTGTGCTGGAGAAGTACTGTGAGGCCTCTGGACAGTTCATCCATCAG GCAGTTGGCATCATTGAAGCTGTTCTGGAGAAGTTTGGAACCTATGAACACTTTGAGGCTGCCACCGGGGGGCAGCTGCTCACCAAGTGCCAGATATGGTCCATTGTGCGCAAATACATGCAGAAGGAGGGCTGCGTCGGGGAG GTTGTGGTGCAGCTGAGTGAGGACCTGCTGTCCCAGGCAGTGATGATGGTGGAGAACAGCCGGCCCACATTGGCGATCAACCTGACCGGAGCCCGCCAGTACTGGTTGGAGGGCATGCTGCGGCATGAGATAG GCACCCATTACCTGCGGGGCGTGAACAACGCGCGCCAGCCGTGGCACAACGCGGAGGGCCGGCTGCGGTACGGGCTGCGGCCGGCTAACCCCACGGAGGAGGGCCTGGCCAGCCTACACAGCGTGCTGTTCCGCAAGCAGCCGTTCTTGTGGCGCGCTGCGCTGCTCTACTACACCATCCACCGCGCCGCGCGCATGTCTTTCCGTCAGCTCTTCCAGGACCTGGCGCGCTACGTGCAGGACGCCGACGTGCGCTGGGAGTATTGCGTGCGCGCCAAGCGCGGCCAGACCGACACCTCGCTGCCAG GTTGTTTCAGCAAGGACCAGGTGTACCTGGACGGCATCGTGCGCATTCTGCGACATCGCCAGACCATCGATTTCCCGCTGCTGACCTCACTGGGCAAG GTGTCCTATGAGGATGTGGACCACCTGCGGCCCCATGGGGTGCTGGATAATACCCGGGTGCCCCACTTCATGCAGGACTTGGCACGCTACCGGCAGCAGCTGGAGCACATCATGGCCACCAACCGGCTGGATGAGGCAGAGCTGGGTCGCCTGCTACCCGACTGA
- the MATCAP1 gene encoding microtubule-associated tyrosine carboxypeptidase 1 isoform X1, which translates to MVLDSGAQAYDQAPPSPPTSPPSLRHRLKPSDRDGPPLYPWSQSLALPLALAVPPALQPEPEQQPFSQMHLGHRGHMRRSESTYSVNSTGRRGRGTLGRPPPGRGQNPGGGTLRPAASLPHIAKTQRDAGHSASKSPCMLVALRPTNMDRERDKFFQSHYTYNPQFEYLEPMPTAVLEKYCEASGQFIHQAVGIIEAVLEKFGTYEHFEAATGGQLLTKCQIWSIVRKYMQKEGCVGEVVVQLSEDLLSQAVMMVENSRPTLAINLTGARQYWLEGMLRHEIGTHYLRGVNNARQPWHNAEGRLRYGLRPANPTEEGLASLHSVLFRKQPFLWRAALLYYTIHRAARMSFRQLFQDLARYVQDADVRWEYCVRAKRGQTDTSLPGCFSKDQVYLDGIVRILRHRQTIDFPLLTSLGKVSYEDVDHLRPHGVLDNTRVPHFMQDLARYRQQLEHIMATNRLDEAELGRLLPD; encoded by the exons ATGGTGCTGGACTCCGGGGCTCAGGCGTATGATCAGGCACCCCCCAGCCCGCCTACCAGTCCCCCATCCCTGCGCCATAGGCTGAAGCCCTCAGACCGAGATGGGCCACCACTGTACCCCTGGTCTCAGTCCCTGGCCTTGCCCCTGGCTCTGGCAGTCCCCCCAGCACTGCAGCCCGAGCCTGAGCAGCAGCCCTTCTCACAGATGCACCTGGGCCACCGTGGCCACATGCGTCGCAGTGAGAGCACCTACTCTGTAAATAGTACTGGCCGGCGGGGACGTGGCACCCTGGGACGGCCTCCACCTGGACGGGGACAGAACCCAGGTGGGGGCACCCTGCGGCCTGCAGCCTCCCTGCCTCACATTGCTAAGACTCAAAGGGATGCAGGCCATAGTGCCAGCAAGAGCCCCTGCATGTTGGTGGCCCTGCGGCCAACCAATATGGACCGTGAGCGGGACAAGTTCTTCCAGTCCCATTACACCTACAATCCACAGTTCGAGTACCTGGAGCCCATGCCCACAGCTGTGCTGGAGAAGTACTGTGAGGCCTCTGGACAGTTCATCCATCAG GCAGTTGGCATCATTGAAGCTGTTCTGGAGAAGTTTGGAACCTATGAACACTTTGAGGCTGCCACCGGGGGGCAGCTGCTCACCAAGTGCCAGATATGGTCCATTGTGCGCAAATACATGCAGAAGGAGGGCTGCGTCGGGGAG GTTGTGGTGCAGCTGAGTGAGGACCTGCTGTCCCAGGCAGTGATGATGGTGGAGAACAGCCGGCCCACATTGGCGATCAACCTGACCGGAGCCCGCCAGTACTGGTTGGAGGGCATGCTGCGGCATGAGATAG GCACCCATTACCTGCGGGGCGTGAACAACGCGCGCCAGCCGTGGCACAACGCGGAGGGCCGGCTGCGGTACGGGCTGCGGCCGGCTAACCCCACGGAGGAGGGCCTGGCCAGCCTACACAGCGTGCTGTTCCGCAAGCAGCCGTTCTTGTGGCGCGCTGCGCTGCTCTACTACACCATCCACCGCGCCGCGCGCATGTCTTTCCGTCAGCTCTTCCAGGACCTGGCGCGCTACGTGCAGGACGCCGACGTGCGCTGGGAGTATTGCGTGCGCGCCAAGCGCGGCCAGACCGACACCTCGCTGCCAG GTTGTTTCAGCAAGGACCAGGTGTACCTGGACGGCATCGTGCGCATTCTGCGACATCGCCAGACCATCGATTTCCCGCTGCTGACCTCACTGGGCAAG GTGTCCTATGAGGATGTGGACCACCTGCGGCCCCATGGGGTGCTGGATAATACCCGGGTGCCCCACTTCATGCAGGACTTGGCACGCTACCGGCAGCAGCTGGAGCACATCATGGCCACCAACCGGCTGGATGAGGCAGAGCTGGGTCGCCTGCTACCCGACTGA